A stretch of the Actinoalloteichus fjordicus genome encodes the following:
- a CDS encoding NYN domain-containing protein, with product MDRCAIFVDAGYLYAEGGRLCRQTTSRSALLLKPEPFLSLMTSVAEELTGMPVLRTYWYDAARGGHRTSEQRAIAVLPDVKLRLGRLNGSGQQKGVDALIYRDMIMLAQLGAVSDVLLVSGDEDLREGVRTAQDHGVRVVLVGIEAESGKYNQSEELVFESDRLHSLSKDELTPVFDLRPPLPPPTVLPIPVQIESGEDADGEQATPSPIQAMLTPRAASAEFTARWLANSSSSELADLLARRPSIPHALDQGLRAHVEQALGIDLQEQEQIRRDVRSAFWGVVAANVDSRQL from the coding sequence ATGGATCGATGTGCGATCTTCGTCGACGCAGGCTATCTCTACGCGGAGGGGGGCAGACTCTGCCGACAGACCACGTCGCGCTCGGCCCTGCTGCTCAAACCCGAGCCGTTCCTCAGCCTGATGACCTCGGTCGCCGAGGAGCTGACCGGCATGCCGGTACTGCGGACCTACTGGTACGACGCGGCGCGGGGCGGCCATCGGACGAGCGAACAGCGGGCCATCGCCGTGCTGCCGGACGTGAAGCTGCGGCTGGGCAGGCTCAACGGCAGCGGCCAGCAGAAGGGCGTCGACGCCCTCATCTACCGCGACATGATCATGCTGGCCCAGTTGGGCGCGGTGAGCGACGTGCTGCTGGTGAGCGGGGACGAGGATCTGCGGGAGGGCGTGCGCACGGCGCAGGATCACGGCGTGCGCGTCGTGCTGGTGGGCATCGAGGCCGAGAGCGGCAAGTACAACCAGTCCGAGGAGCTGGTGTTCGAGTCGGATCGGCTGCACAGCCTCTCCAAGGACGAGCTGACCCCGGTGTTCGACCTCCGGCCGCCGTTGCCGCCGCCCACGGTGCTTCCGATTCCCGTGCAGATCGAGTCGGGGGAGGACGCCGACGGTGAGCAGGCGACGCCCAGCCCGATTCAGGCGATGCTGACGCCGAGGGCCGCCTCGGCCGAGTTCACCGCGCGCTGGCTCGCCAACAGCTCCAGCTCCGAACTGGCCGACCTGCTGGCTCGTCGACCCAGCATTCCGCACGCGTTGGACCAGGGGCTGCGCGCCCATGTCGAGCAGGCCCTCGGCATCGACCTCCAGGAACAGGAGCAGATCCGCCGCGACGTGCGGTCCGCGTTCTGGGGCGTCGTCGCGGCGAACGTCGACTCTCGGCAGCTATGA